One Brevibacillus choshinensis genomic window carries:
- a CDS encoding acetyl-CoA C-acetyltransferase, whose product MREAVIVAGARTAVGRAKRGSLKDVHPVDMGGAVVSDLLRRVPQLNPADIDDVIMGTATPEAEQGMNMARLVGLRAGLPTNVAGVTINRFCSSGLQSIAFAAQQIITGSADVIVAGGVESMSLLPMTGHKVALNPTLVETKPEAYMGMGHTAEEVAKRYNVTREDQDAFSLQSHQRATAAIASGKFQDEIVPLTVKQHSFDENGKLQIKEKVFQVDEGPRADTTLEALAKLRPVFHVQGSVTAGNSSQTSDGAAAVLVMSAEKAAELGVEPIAKFRSFSVGGVDPDVMGIGPIVAIPKALKLAGLTIEDIDLFELNEAFASQAVAVIRELGMDPEKVNVNGGAIALGHPMGCTGAKLTISILNELKRRGGKYGVVTMCVGGGMGAAGVFEML is encoded by the coding sequence ATGAGAGAAGCAGTTATCGTTGCAGGTGCCCGCACCGCGGTCGGCAGAGCGAAGCGCGGCAGCCTGAAAGACGTACATCCAGTCGATATGGGGGGAGCGGTCGTTAGCGATTTGCTGCGCCGCGTCCCTCAGCTGAATCCAGCTGATATAGATGATGTGATCATGGGAACGGCTACCCCGGAAGCCGAGCAAGGCATGAACATGGCGCGGCTGGTCGGACTCCGCGCCGGTCTGCCTACGAATGTAGCGGGTGTCACGATCAACCGTTTTTGCTCATCCGGCTTGCAGAGCATCGCGTTCGCTGCGCAGCAGATCATCACCGGAAGCGCGGATGTCATCGTGGCAGGCGGCGTGGAGAGCATGAGCCTCCTGCCGATGACAGGACACAAGGTAGCGCTCAATCCGACGCTGGTGGAGACCAAGCCAGAAGCGTACATGGGCATGGGTCACACGGCAGAGGAAGTGGCTAAGCGGTACAACGTGACAAGAGAAGATCAGGATGCTTTTTCCCTGCAGAGCCATCAGAGAGCGACGGCCGCGATCGCGTCGGGCAAATTCCAGGATGAGATCGTCCCGCTCACGGTGAAGCAGCATTCCTTTGATGAAAATGGCAAGCTGCAAATCAAGGAAAAGGTCTTTCAGGTCGATGAGGGACCTCGTGCCGATACCACTCTGGAAGCATTGGCGAAGCTGAGGCCAGTGTTCCACGTACAAGGCTCTGTCACAGCAGGAAACTCCTCGCAGACGTCCGATGGCGCAGCCGCTGTGCTGGTCATGTCGGCAGAGAAGGCGGCAGAGCTGGGGGTAGAACCGATCGCCAAGTTCCGTTCCTTTTCGGTGGGCGGGGTAGATCCGGATGTCATGGGGATCGGCCCCATCGTGGCGATTCCGAAAGCATTGAAGCTGGCGGGACTCACCATCGAGGATATCGACCTGTTTGAGCTGAACGAAGCATTCGCGTCCCAGGCCGTCGCGGTGATCCGCGAGCTGGGGATGGATCCGGAAAAAGTGAACGTAAACGGTGGGGCGATCGCGCTGGGGCATCCGATGGGCTGCACAGGTGCCAAGCTGACGATCTCCATCTTGAATGAATTGAAGCGTCGCGGCGGCAAGTACGGTGTCGTCACCATGTGTGTCGGCGGAGGAATGGGAGCTGCTGGCGTTTTCGAAATGCTGTAA
- a CDS encoding 3-hydroxyacyl-CoA dehydrogenase/enoyl-CoA hydratase family protein, whose product MERKIRKAAVLGSGVMGAGIAGHLANVGIPTYLLDIVPRELNAEETKKGLTLNDPAVRNRIAQSGKDRLLKDKPAPLYDNKNLDLIKVGNFEDHLSVLSEVDWIIEVVVENLEVKKSVFASVEAHRKPGTIISSNTSGVSINEMAEGRSDDFRKHFLGTHFFNPPRYLKLLEIIPGYDTDPSVVDFMMNFGEHVLGKGTVLCKDTPNFIANRIGTYGLQVSIHELVRLGLGVDEVDALTGPVIGRPKSATFRTLDVVGLDTYVHVANNVKNKSQDEHEKAVFEVPPFVLQMVEKRWIGQKAGQGFFKQVKSAQGKEIQALDIDTLEYRPSVKPKFPSLDAAKTAKSLQEKLKTLVYGKDKGSEFVWSVFKKVLLYSAERAHEIADDIVAVDQAMKWGFGWELGPFETWDAIGVEKSVTRMREEGERIPALVEELLASGKHSFYQKNEGKVAAFSIGGVYKNVEEKKEKINLAALKEQGKLIRKNAGAALIDLGDGVACLEFTSPNNALGLDVLQMANIAADEVQKNFLGLVIGNQGKNFCVGMNLAMALMEAQDENWLELDMLVNNFHKAGRALRYMHRPVVAAPFGMTLGGGVEVVYLADRVQASAETYLGLVEVGVGLLPGGGGTKEMLFRAMENVPEGGSVPVDSFPFVAKAFETIATAKVSTSGQEAINLGYLRPADRVSVNPDHLLYDAKQLVLTMDKEGYTPPAPRKIRVIGETGYANLRQNVYAMKKSGYITDHDELIVSKIAYVMSGGNVPAGTVVTEEYILELEKKAFLELIKTPKSQQRMQHMLTKNKPLRN is encoded by the coding sequence ATGGAACGCAAAATTCGCAAGGCGGCCGTTCTGGGCTCTGGAGTGATGGGAGCAGGAATCGCAGGACACCTGGCCAACGTCGGAATCCCTACCTATTTATTGGATATCGTGCCGCGTGAGCTGAATGCTGAAGAGACGAAAAAAGGGCTGACGCTAAATGATCCAGCTGTCAGGAATCGGATCGCCCAATCGGGGAAGGATCGGCTCCTAAAGGATAAGCCGGCTCCGCTCTACGATAACAAAAACCTGGACCTGATCAAGGTCGGAAACTTTGAGGACCACCTGTCCGTGCTCTCTGAAGTGGACTGGATCATCGAGGTCGTCGTCGAAAATCTGGAGGTAAAGAAAAGTGTGTTTGCATCCGTGGAAGCGCACCGCAAGCCAGGCACGATCATCTCTTCCAATACATCAGGCGTATCCATCAACGAAATGGCGGAGGGCAGATCGGATGACTTCCGGAAGCATTTTCTCGGCACCCATTTCTTCAATCCCCCTCGTTACCTAAAGCTCTTGGAAATCATTCCGGGCTATGACACGGATCCTTCCGTTGTCGACTTCATGATGAATTTCGGTGAGCATGTGCTCGGAAAAGGCACCGTGCTCTGCAAAGATACCCCCAATTTCATCGCCAACCGCATCGGTACATACGGGCTTCAAGTCTCCATTCACGAACTCGTGCGCCTCGGATTGGGAGTCGATGAAGTCGACGCTCTCACAGGTCCCGTCATTGGGCGTCCAAAGAGTGCGACGTTCCGCACCCTGGATGTGGTAGGGCTGGACACTTACGTACATGTAGCCAACAACGTGAAAAACAAGAGTCAGGACGAGCACGAAAAAGCGGTGTTCGAAGTGCCGCCGTTCGTTCTGCAAATGGTCGAGAAACGCTGGATCGGCCAAAAAGCAGGCCAAGGCTTTTTTAAACAAGTAAAGTCGGCGCAGGGCAAAGAAATCCAAGCGCTCGACATCGATACATTGGAATACCGTCCGAGCGTCAAGCCGAAATTCCCGTCCCTCGATGCGGCCAAGACAGCCAAATCGTTGCAGGAAAAACTGAAGACACTCGTGTACGGCAAGGACAAAGGCAGTGAGTTTGTCTGGAGCGTCTTTAAGAAGGTCCTGCTGTACTCGGCTGAAAGGGCGCATGAAATCGCAGATGACATCGTTGCAGTCGACCAAGCGATGAAATGGGGCTTTGGCTGGGAGCTCGGTCCATTCGAGACGTGGGACGCCATCGGAGTAGAGAAATCGGTCACCCGCATGCGTGAAGAAGGAGAAAGAATCCCGGCACTGGTGGAAGAGCTGCTGGCCAGCGGCAAACATTCTTTCTATCAAAAGAATGAAGGCAAAGTGGCAGCGTTCTCCATTGGAGGCGTTTACAAAAACGTCGAAGAGAAAAAGGAAAAAATCAATCTGGCAGCGCTGAAGGAGCAAGGTAAGCTCATCCGGAAAAACGCTGGCGCCGCATTGATCGATCTCGGGGACGGGGTAGCCTGCCTGGAGTTCACATCTCCGAACAATGCATTGGGTCTGGATGTCTTGCAGATGGCGAACATCGCCGCAGACGAAGTGCAGAAAAACTTCCTCGGGCTCGTCATCGGCAATCAGGGCAAAAACTTCTGCGTCGGGATGAATCTGGCGATGGCCTTGATGGAAGCCCAAGATGAAAACTGGCTGGAGCTCGATATGCTCGTGAACAATTTCCACAAAGCTGGGCGGGCGCTGCGCTACATGCATCGTCCGGTGGTAGCCGCGCCTTTCGGAATGACGCTTGGCGGCGGTGTGGAGGTCGTGTATTTGGCTGATAGAGTTCAGGCGTCGGCAGAGACGTACCTCGGCCTGGTAGAGGTGGGTGTCGGTCTTTTGCCCGGCGGCGGAGGAACGAAGGAAATGCTGTTCCGCGCCATGGAAAATGTGCCGGAGGGCGGAAGCGTTCCCGTAGATTCATTCCCGTTTGTCGCAAAAGCATTTGAGACCATTGCGACGGCAAAAGTATCGACCAGTGGCCAAGAAGCGATCAACCTGGGCTATCTGCGACCTGCGGACCGCGTGAGCGTCAATCCCGACCATCTGCTCTACGATGCCAAGCAGCTGGTGCTGACGATGGATAAGGAAGGCTACACACCTCCAGCCCCTCGGAAAATCCGTGTGATCGGAGAAACAGGCTACGCCAACCTGCGCCAGAACGTGTACGCGATGAAAAAGAGCGGATATATCACCGATCACGATGAGCTCATTGTGAGCAAGATCGCCTACGTCATGTCGGGCGGCAATGTTCCTGCAGGTACGGTAGTGACAGAGGAGTACATTTTGGAACTGGAAAAGAAAGCTTTCCTGGAGCTGATCAAGACTCCAAAATCCCAGCAGCGGATGCAGCACATGCTGACCAAAAACAAACCTTTGCGCAACTAG
- a CDS encoding S-layer homology domain-containing protein: MIKRMVASFLMAVLLVHSMFMGSAHAANAFTDISGHWAQKSINELAGLGIVKGNAKKLFYPDSPISRGEALAMLNRVFENVYGAVAKPVRKENIDYRYQPRWEIEQLLTNMNTMLQIETGITGDYDPGDRMLYYLHLADSGQLIKKPEKQNTDWWLSNSALHRPLSREEASVIFFHMLTPQIYRTANIKPQDAASYFTSYYEWKQESYYQDTYSPYATAIREFNLFSSQTTFDPDKKMTRAEYAVVLKRLLDYYKTQVGLQFQAKGVLQQKISTVLLRAANLAFETKNQATLLKYYTPAALTSMGKLSKVPLHTALTSLTIKPDEADANKLWLIAQYNVGLNGGYQVEYRLDPDPTSTYGRKIAAVVEKK, from the coding sequence ATGATAAAGCGGATGGTCGCAAGTTTCCTCATGGCTGTGCTACTGGTACATAGCATGTTTATGGGAAGTGCACATGCAGCCAATGCTTTTACTGACATCAGCGGTCACTGGGCACAAAAGTCTATCAATGAGCTGGCTGGTCTCGGCATCGTAAAAGGCAATGCCAAGAAGCTGTTCTATCCGGACAGCCCGATTTCACGTGGAGAGGCCCTCGCCATGCTGAACCGGGTATTCGAGAATGTCTACGGAGCCGTGGCAAAGCCGGTGAGAAAAGAAAATATCGACTATCGGTACCAGCCCCGCTGGGAGATCGAACAGCTGCTGACCAACATGAATACGATGCTGCAGATCGAGACAGGAATCACGGGCGATTATGATCCCGGAGACAGAATGCTCTACTATTTGCACCTCGCAGACAGCGGACAGCTGATCAAAAAGCCGGAGAAGCAAAATACGGACTGGTGGCTGTCAAATTCGGCTTTGCATCGGCCATTGTCGCGTGAAGAAGCGAGCGTGATCTTCTTCCATATGCTCACGCCGCAAATTTACCGGACGGCGAACATCAAGCCGCAGGACGCAGCTTCTTACTTTACGAGCTACTATGAGTGGAAGCAGGAGAGCTACTATCAGGATACATACTCTCCTTATGCGACAGCGATTCGCGAGTTCAACCTGTTTTCGTCACAGACTACCTTTGATCCAGACAAAAAGATGACTCGAGCGGAGTACGCTGTGGTTCTGAAACGTCTGCTCGACTATTACAAGACACAGGTCGGACTGCAGTTCCAGGCAAAGGGAGTCCTGCAGCAAAAGATCTCTACCGTACTCTTGCGGGCAGCCAATCTCGCTTTTGAAACCAAAAATCAAGCGACACTGCTCAAATATTACACGCCAGCAGCATTGACCAGCATGGGCAAGCTGAGCAAGGTTCCTCTGCATACGGCGCTCACGTCCCTGACGATCAAGCCCGATGAAGCGGATGCGAACAAGCTTTGGCTGATCGCGCAGTACAACGTCGGCTTAAATGGAGGCTACCAGGTCGAGTACCGGCTAGATCCTGATCCGACGAGCACGTATGGCAGAAAAATAGCAGCGGTTGTGGAGAAAAAGTAG
- a CDS encoding putative ABC transporter permease subunit, producing MKKIWLLTKIMLKNAGPAWGAKKGSGWKSVLILFAIAVGILPMMAALVVFVSGLYEGLAGVGQESALLGLGVAVTSLVIFILGIVYVLTVFYYSQDVEHFLPMPLSAKDILGAKFLVALLYEYFTSLIMIGPILITFGVKSGGGVLYYLYALLVFIALPIIPLTLAAMVVMLFMRYTNFGKSKDRFRLIGGLLAIGVAVGFQAFIQRQTSGTGNQIEQFQQMIAAGDQGLLGVVTQLFPASKLAALAMFESGAWSGLGYLAAFLAAAVVGFGVFLFAGNRLYFAGVMGISESRSKRKRVEETAIQKAVKVRPAWLSYAVKEWKILWRTPAFFMNCALSSILLPLFALIPLLSRRDSAEMLAGLNEWMQGEHAGGISLVVAFAAFVVLAGTNSTSVTAISREGQGFFLNKSLPIPYGQLIVAKLIPGIILTVFSMALLVAEAAWFIKLSPLFIILSLVVSIPGILFINLLGIMVDLQMPKLTWSSEQEAVKQNLNPLFSMLFGAVTAGICILAGLSLESSMGAMGIGLFILFALLDIGLYRILLKKGPEWMEKMEV from the coding sequence ATGAAGAAAATCTGGCTGCTGACCAAAATCATGCTAAAAAATGCTGGGCCAGCTTGGGGAGCAAAAAAGGGGAGCGGTTGGAAGAGTGTCCTGATTCTGTTCGCCATCGCGGTGGGAATTCTCCCGATGATGGCAGCCCTTGTCGTCTTTGTATCCGGTTTGTATGAGGGATTGGCCGGGGTGGGGCAGGAAAGCGCCCTGCTCGGTTTGGGCGTAGCGGTAACTTCCTTGGTCATTTTTATTCTCGGCATCGTCTACGTTCTCACGGTCTTTTATTATTCGCAGGATGTGGAGCACTTTTTGCCCATGCCCCTCTCCGCCAAAGACATACTCGGAGCGAAATTTCTCGTCGCACTGCTGTACGAATACTTCACTTCCCTGATTATGATCGGGCCCATTTTGATTACGTTCGGAGTCAAAAGCGGGGGAGGAGTTCTGTATTACCTGTACGCCCTGCTCGTGTTCATCGCCTTGCCGATCATTCCGTTGACGCTTGCCGCCATGGTCGTCATGCTGTTCATGCGCTACACCAACTTCGGCAAGAGCAAGGATCGCTTCCGCTTGATCGGCGGTCTGCTCGCGATTGGGGTGGCGGTCGGGTTTCAGGCATTCATTCAGCGGCAAACCAGTGGTACGGGCAATCAAATCGAACAGTTTCAGCAAATGATCGCAGCCGGGGATCAGGGGCTGCTGGGCGTCGTGACACAGCTCTTTCCGGCGAGCAAGCTGGCAGCCCTCGCCATGTTTGAAAGCGGTGCATGGAGCGGCCTTGGCTATCTGGCTGCTTTCCTTGCAGCGGCTGTCGTCGGCTTCGGGGTGTTTCTTTTCGCGGGCAATCGCTTGTACTTTGCGGGAGTCATGGGGATCAGCGAGTCGAGGTCCAAGCGCAAACGGGTAGAAGAGACAGCTATTCAAAAGGCGGTCAAAGTCCGCCCCGCTTGGCTTTCTTATGCGGTAAAAGAGTGGAAGATCCTGTGGCGAACGCCGGCCTTTTTCATGAACTGTGCGCTCTCCAGTATCCTCCTGCCGCTTTTCGCGCTGATTCCCTTGCTAAGCCGTCGTGACAGCGCAGAGATGTTGGCTGGGCTAAATGAATGGATGCAGGGCGAGCATGCAGGAGGAATCAGCCTGGTGGTTGCGTTTGCGGCATTTGTCGTTCTCGCGGGCACCAACAGTACGTCGGTCACGGCGATCAGCAGGGAAGGACAAGGATTTTTCCTGAACAAGAGCTTGCCTATTCCTTACGGGCAGCTCATCGTGGCCAAACTCATCCCGGGCATCATTCTCACCGTATTCAGCATGGCCCTGTTGGTGGCGGAGGCCGCTTGGTTCATCAAGCTGTCCCCGTTGTTCATCATCCTCTCGTTGGTGGTGAGCATCCCGGGCATTCTTTTCATCAACCTTCTGGGGATCATGGTGGACTTGCAGATGCCAAAGCTGACCTGGAGCTCGGAACAGGAAGCCGTCAAGCAAAATCTCAATCCGCTGTTCTCCATGCTGTTTGGCGCCGTGACAGCTGGAATATGCATTCTGGCAGGGCTTTCGCTGGAGAGCTCGATGGGGGCGATGGGAATCGGCTTGTTTATCCTGTTTGCCTTGTTGGACATTGGATTGTACCGGATCCTGCTGAAAAAAGGTCCGGAGTGGATGGAGAAAATGGAAGTCTGA